The Methanothermobacter sp. CaT2 DNA window TGATTGGCTCCGTGAGGAAGAGAGGTAAACTTATAAATGAAATCCGATCAGGTGACAGGATATTCCTCTTCAAGCCCATCCCCCTCAATGGCCGGAGGACACTCTCATTTGTTGCATACACCATGGTTGAAAGTGTGTACAGTGACCCTGAAACCCTCTATGATTACTACGAATCCCCCCGGAAGCTGAAGCTCAAGGGTATAAAGTTCTTCAACCCACCCATACCATTAGTTAAATTCAAGGATAAACTTGTTTCCTTTGATTCTAAAAAATGGTCATCAGCAACGAAATCTGAGTACAGAAAGATAGATGAGGCTGATTTCAGGACCATAAGGTCCAGGGCAAAGTTCATAGAGAAATTCCCCGCCTACCTTGAGGAGGTATCCTTCAGCATGGATGAATTCATTCTGAACTCCATCATGGGCCTCCACAGCATGCTCAGAAAGGCCGATGGCCGGAAGCAGATGGAGATAAAATCCTTCATAAAACTCCTTGATGAATTCATCCAGTCCTACGGGATTAACAAATCATATGATGAACTCGAGGAATTCTACTCAATCAACGCCTGGAGGACCGGTATAAAACACTACCCTTCACGGGATCCCGAGAGGATAGTAACACTCTACAACAGCAGAGGGGCTGGAAGAGACTTTGGATTGATATCCCTGGAATAGGAGGCTTAATATGAATGCAGAGAGTATCATAAATGCCCTTAAAAATGGCAACGTCCCCCCTGAGGGGGTGGGCGAGATATGTGTCGGGCGTGAGAGGGAACTGGAGGAGTTCGACAAGATATTCAGTAAGGTTAAGGATGGGGCTGCGGTAACAAGGTTCCTCAACGGTGAATTCGGGTCGGGGAAGTCCTTCTTCCTGAAACTCCTGGAGGAAAGGGCCCTTGCAGACAACTTCGTCGTCGCCAAGGTGACACTCAGCAGGGACGTCCCCTTCAACAAGTTCGAGGTCGTCTACAGGAGCATCGTTGCCTCACTCCGCTGCAAGACAGGCACATCCCTTGAGCACATAATTGAAAAGTGGACCACACAGCTCCGCATGATGGCCCTAATGGAAACTTCGGACCCCTACCAGCAGGAGAGGATAGTGATAGACAACATAAACAATGACCTCAAGGAGGTCCGTAAACACGCCACAACCTTCGCTGCTGCAATAGAGAACTACTACAAGCTCTCTGCACGGGGTGACCAGGAGACAGCAAAGTATGCAATGGCATGGCTCAGCGGTGAGAAGAACATACCCTACACCATAAAGAGACAGTTCGGTGTCAAGGGTGACATTGACCGGGAAAACGCCTTCAAGTACCTTGAGGCCCTCTCCTCATTCCTCAGGGCACTCAAGTACTCAGGGCTCATAATACTCATAGACGAGGCAGAGCACATAATGACCCTACACACAAAGAAGCTGAGGGACACAGCCTACGACTACATGAGGTTCATATACGATGAGTGCAGCCTTGGCAGATTCCACAACACCCTCTTCATATTTGCAGGGACCCCCGAGTTCTTTGAGGACCCCAAGATGGGTGTGCCATCCTACACCGCACTGAATGAGAGGATAGAGGACGTCCTCAACACGGAATTCAAGGACCTCAGGAAACCCATAATAAGGCTTGACGGCTTCAAGAAGGACAACCTCATGGAGCTGTCAGATCGCCTCATAGGTATGCACGAGGAGGTCTATGAATGGGAGGCAAAACCTGTCAGGGAGTCCCTTGATGGTATAATAGCAAGGCATGAGGCCAACGCGGAACTCACAGGTTACATTTCACCGAGAAACTTTGTTAAATCATTCATAAGTGTCCTTGATGTTGTCCAGCAGAACCCTGAACTCCGAAGCGAGGAGGAGATCCTTGACCTCTTCGAGGAGAAGGAGATGGAGTTTGAGGAGTTCGAGGACGAGGACTGGGTTTAGTCAGGGTGTAATCTGATGTCCTCCGAATCACTCAACCCCCGCCTCAGGCACTTCCTCGCCAACAGGCTGGGATGGAGGAGCCTGAGGGAGGTGCAGAAATCCGCCATTGAAGCCATAGGGAGGGGGGAGGACACCCTCATAGTTGCACCCACAGCCTCTGGTAAGACCGAGGCAGCCATGATACCTGTCTTCAACTCCATACTCACAGAGGGCCTCCCACCTGTCAGTCTGCTCTATGTCTCACCCCTCAAGGCACTCATAAATGACATGCACAGCAGACTGGAGTACTGGGGCAACCACTTCAACCTTGAGGTCATGAAGTGGCACGGGGATGTCCCGCCAGACACCAAGCGGAGGTTCATCAGGAACCCCGCGGACATCCTCCTAATAACACCAGAGTCCCTTGAGGTCATCATGGTGAACAGGAGCCGGGATGAGAGGGAGAGGATCTTCAGAAACCTCCGCTACATCATAGTGGATGAGATCCACTACTTCATAGAGTCAGACAGGGGTGTCCAGCTGAACTCCCTCCTTGCAAGGCTTGAGAGGTACACCGCTGTGAGGCCCCAGAGGATAGGGCTCTCTGCGACGGTTGGAAACCCCGAAGACGTCCTTGAGTGGATGAGCCCCTCGGGGGTTGTTGTAAAGGAGAGCTCTGATAGGAGACTCCAGTACAGGATATTCTCTGGTGGAGAAGCGGGGGTCATTGATGTTTTAAGGAGGTTAACCGGCAGGAAGGTCCTCATCTTCGTCCCATCAAGGAGGGAGGCCGAGAGGTACTACAACATCATAAGAAGGTGCCTGGATGTGGACGTCTTCATACACCACTCCTCCCTGAACAGGGAGTCACGGGAGGAGGCAGAGGAGAAATTCAAATCCATCTCAGCGGCCTTCATGGTGAGCACCAGTACACTGGAGCTTGGTATAGATGTGGGTGACATCGACGTGGTGGTACACCTGCGGAGTCCAACAACCGTGAACCAGTTCCTCCAGAGGACAGGGAGGAGCGGCAGGAGGAGCGGCAACCAGAGGACCATCATATTCCATGAGGGTGAGGTGCTCCTCGCCCTCTCGGTTGTCTCGCTGGCACTTTCAGGTAAACTTGAGATGCTCAGGATACCCCGCCGGCCCCTTGACATATACTTCCACCAGATCCTGAGCTCGGTGTTTGAGATTGAAAAACCGGGGCCCGCCGAGATATACAGGGGCCTGGGGAGGGCCCATGTATTCTCTGATATAAATCAAGGGGACTTCAGGCACCTCCTTGACTTCATGGGTGAGAGTGATTTTATAAGGAAACATGGAAGCTACCTCTACCATGGCTTCAACTTTGAGAAGGTCTTCGGTAAGATGAACTTCCTGGAGTTCTACTCTGTGTTCTACCCCACCTATGAGTTCACTGTTAAGCACGGCACAAAGACAGTAGGAACCCTTGACGCATTCTTCGCTGTAAAATACCTTGAGGAGGGTAGGGGATTCGTGCTTGGTGGTGAAAACTGGATTGTGAGGGAGATAGACCATGAAAAATTCATCGTTAAGGTTAAGCCATGCTCAAGGAAGGCGAATATACCTGACTGGAGTGGTGGCGGTGCCCCTGTGAGCTTTGAGGTTGCAAGGCACGCCTATGACATCCTCCTTGGAAACTTCAACCGGGACCTCCTCAGGTGGCTAGATGACGCATCAAGGGAGAGGGTCCTATCTGAGATGGCAAGGGCCTCTGCCGCAGGTTTAACCAGGGATGTTATCCCTGTGAGTGTCGGGTCGGATGTGGAGATCCACACCTTTGGGGGGGAGAGGGTTAACGGCCTCATCTCTGATATATTCAGGATGGAGCATGATGCATACCGTGTCATGGATGATGCCTTCGCGGCGCGCTTCAGCGCAAAGGTAGACTACGATGATGTGGTATCTACTCTGAATGAGATCCCATCCATCATCTCTGAGGAGGACTTCCCCCTCAGGCTCCATGACAGGCTTGACAGGATGGTTAAGAACAAGTTCATAGAGCACCTCCCTGAGGATGTGGCGGCCCATATAAAGTACAGCATCCTCTACAGGCCGGATGAGCTCATGGGGCTGCTTGAGGCCAGCAGACCTGTTGAGGTGGAGGGCTTCAGGATTCAGGTTTTTCATGGTTCTGAGAAATAGACATTCATGTTCTTTTTCTGGAATTCATGAGCTTCATGAATTCTGGATATGTGAGCTCAGCCTGTTTAAGAATTGATTTCAGGGTTCCGGGGGCGATTTCATCATGAAGAGGTATGATCACAATGAGTTTCTTCCCATTTTCATCTATCTTTTTGAGTTTCACATGACTACCCTTTCCTCCAGAATACGTAAATCCCTCTTTCTGGAGGATCTTACAGAGCTTCACTCCTGACAGTTTTCCTTTTTTGCCAGCCATCTATCTTAACGCTCACATGTTCCTCTTTTTCAGGTACAGTGAATCTGCTTATAAGGTCCTGATACATTTCAAGAACATCCTCGTCGCTAAGGAAGAGTTCAAGCGCCTCCTGGATGTTCTCAAGGGCAATTTCTTTGCTGATGCCCTGACTGGCTATGTTGAAGGGCTCGCATATCGCCACGAACAGTTTTCCCTCTTTTTCAATCTTTACTGGAAGCTCAAGTTTAACTGAGGCCATCCCATCTCACCTGAAGTTCACAGATAACTATTTCTGCATTATTTGATATGAATTGATGGCTTAATATATATTTATGTTGCAGCTGCAACAGTTGCTATGACAACATTTATATGGTGCCATCCAGATAACTTCAGCATCAGAACATTGAGGATGAAGTGATGATCGACAGTGACATACCATTCAAGGGGCTCCTATCAATCATACTCAGAAGCCACCGCGTATTTGTGGCAAGGGAGTTATCCAGCCTGAAACTCACAGACGCACAGGTGGCCTGCCTCTTCAGGATCCACAGGCAACCAGGGGTTACCCAGGATGAACTCTCCTGGTTCTTCCAGGTGGACAAGGGAACCATAGCCAGGATCACAAGGCGCCTGGAGGAGCGGGGACTCATCATGAGAAAACAGGACCCCCAGAACAGGAGGAGGTACATGCTTAGCCTCACAGCTCAGGGGGAGGAACTCATACCCCTCATAATGGAGGTTGAGGATAGGTGGACGGACCTCCTCTTTGAGAACCTCACAGATGAGGAGAGGGATACTCTAATGGAAATGTGCAGGAGACTCGCAGAGGATGCAATGAAGATAAGGGGCGTGGAAGATGACAGAGGGCGTTAAGATAATGAGGGGGGACCCGAGGAGGGCCCTCCTGAAACTCTCAGGGCCGATGATAATCGCGATGCTGCTCACATCCATCTACAACCTGGTGGACGCCATATGGGTGGCTGGTCTCGGTGGCGAGGCACTGGCAGCCATAGGGTTCGTGACACCCCTCTACATGGTACTCGTGGGGCTATCCAATGGCCTCGGGGCCGGGGCGGCATCATCGGTCTCAAGGTACCTTGGTGCAGGTGACCCCGAGGGCGTCAACAACAGCGCAACCCACACGGTTATAATAACAGTTGCGGTTTCAGTTATCATCACGGTGATCCTTGAACTCCTCCTCGGAGATATACTCCTCTCCCTGGGGGCAGGGGATGCCCTCAAACCAGCCTTCCAGTACGGTAGTGTGGTATTCGCGGGTACCATATTCACACTCTTCACAGGGGCCGCCTACGGGATACTCAGATCCGAGGGTGATGCAAAGAGGCCAATGTATGCCATGGGAATCTCAGCGGTCCTCAACATGGTCCTTGACCCCCTCCTCATATACACTGCAGGGTGGGGTATAGCTGGGGCGGCCTGGGCAACGGTGATATCCCAGCTTGTGGTCTCACTCATTGTAATCTACTGGTTCATGGGGGGAGGGACCTACACCTCCATCGGGATGAAGCACTTCAGACCCGACCGTGGGGTTGCACTCTCAATACTCTCTGTGACTGTACCTGCAAGTGCAGAGTTCTTTGTCATGTCCCTGGTAACAGCGGTACTCAACGGGATACTTACGAAAGTGGGGGGTACCAGTGCAGTTGCAGTGTACTCGGCCGGGTGGAGGATAGTCATGATGGCCATCGTCCCGGTGATATCGGTTGCAACTGCCCTTGTGAGCGTCTCGGGGGTTGCCTATGGTTCAAGGAACTTCAGAAACCTTGAGGTGGTCCATGGTTACTCCATAAGGCTGGGACTTGTAATAGCCGCTGCCACTGCACTTCTCACATTCGTACTTGCCCCCTGGATCTCATGGGTATTCTCCTACTCCCAGGCATCTGCGGACCTGGCACCAAGGATAACCTGGTTCCTGAGGGTCATCTGCCTCTTCTACCTCTTCCTACCACCGGGTATAATGTCAGGTTCCATCTTCCAGGGGGCAGGGAGGGGACTCACATCCCTCACACTCTCGGTTATAAGGCAGGTCCTCCTGGTTGCGGTATTCGCCTACCTCCTTGGTGTGATCCTGGGATTCGGTGAGGTTGGAGTCTGGTGGGGTGTGGTTGCAGGTGACATCGGGGGAAGCCTCATAGCCTACCTCTGGGCAAGGCTCTTTATAGGGAGGCTCAGGAGGTACGGGGACTGATTCCCCCTTTATGAACCCATCATGGTGCTCATGGAGTCTGGCATCCAGCCTCTTCTAGGGCTGCGGCCCCTTGGAGTGGTGGGCCCTGATTTTCCCGAAGGTCCTCTCGTATTCCTCAACCTGCTCCATGAGCCACACTGCAAGTTCCTTCGCTGTTTCCGGTGACATCCTCACCTCATTCTCCACGACCCGGCAGGCACTGATCTTCGAGATTTCTGTTTCCTCGTCCCTGGGGAATAACTCCTCAGAGAAGAGGAGGACGCGGAATTCATTTGATGAAAACCCCCCAAGGGCACCTGTTATGTAGATGGTATTGAGTTCTGAGGATATCACAATGGGGACTTCAACCACATTTCCCACCCTGGCCGCTTGATGAGATGGTCAGTGTGTGTTTTCCTGACTCATTAAGGCTGTAATGTGCAGGGGACGTTCTTCCGGCAGTTGTCTCCATGGGTTCTTCATTCATTTTCCCGGTAATCTCATCGATTTTCCTGATATACTCCTCACTTTCAAGGATTGCAAGGCACACGGCCCTCCTATCATCCATCTTCAGTCTGTAGGCTGCAGCCTTTCCCTCCCTCTTTTCAAGTAATCCAATCTCCATGAGTTCATTCACATGGTTGTAGACGGTCTTTTCGGTCGCGTCAATCATCCTTGCGATCTCCGGGACCTTCAGGTAGTGGCCCCAGTTTTCCAGGAGCTCCTCAAGTATGGATACTCTGTTTGTATCCCCGAATATTTCCCTGAGCACACAGGTCACTGAAAATCACCTTCAGTAATTTATTTTCAATTTATCATTCACTACACATATATCACGGAATTTATGTATAAATTTATCTAAATTTATTTCATTTACTGAAACCAATATTCAGAACACATACGATAATATATATACATATTGAATTATGATAACAGTCCTCATGGATGAGGTTGAGCTGATTATAGATTCAATGGATCCTGCTGAAAGGGAGGTCATGACCGTTGTGGGCCGTATAGGTGGATCCGCCAACAGGAACTTCACAAGACAGACAATCAGGAAGAAGCTGAGGGATGATACACTTCCTGAGGCCGATAGGGCAATTGATTCACTGAGGAGAAAGGGTCTTATAAGGTATTACAGAAAACCAGACAATTTTGCAACTACAAAGCTCGGATTTCTGGTTGCAAGGAAACTCAAAGAAGAATTTCAGAGGCGAAACTTTCCGGATATGCGTATTCTGCTGCTATTCTAATTAAATTGTTATTTTATGGATTTCAGTATGGACTTTTAGCCCTCAAAAAAATGAATGGTCAGGGAGAAGACCCCTATTCACTGATGGGTGAACCTCTCCCCATCTTCTTCCTTATGTAGACCGCCAGGAGGCCCCCCACGAATGCTGCAAGCACCAGTGAAATGACCATGAGTATCCCTGATATGAGCTGAAGGTAGTCTGCTGGTGCGTATGTGGGTTCAGATGCCAGTCCCATGGGCGCTGCTGCACCTGTCATGTCCCCGCCGGTGTCAGGGAATATCTGTGATATGGCCATGAGTGCCATCATGCCACCGGTGGTTGTTGCCATGAGACCAAGCACACCGACGGCGAGGTAGATGAGTACCAGGAACCCTGAGTTCACCAGGGATTCACTGTAGGTTTCAGCACCCAGACCCGCAACAAAGGATTCCACAAGGAGGAAGACGAAGGCCACAATGAATACAAAGAATATGGGGTCCACGGATCCACCCATGAGGGCACCGCCAAGGATTACAGCGGTGAGTGTCCCGGCAACTGCACCCACAAGTATCCCCAATACCGAGCTTAAAACATTCAGCTTACTGTTCAGCCACTTCAGCAGTGGTTCACCATTTGTATTTACATTGAGTCTCAAATTTACCACCATAAACACTTAATAATTACATTCATGTTTTTTACTTCATAAAACCTTTCCGGTTCAGGGAAAACTACTAATAATAAATCAACATATCTAAATTTACTGATATGTAACCGGTGATATCATGGAAAGTGAAGAGATGGGAATATTCGAAAGGTACCTCACAGTCTGGGTGATCCTCTGCATAATCACAGGGGTTGGGATCGGACAGTTCATACCAGCCTTCCCGGCCCTCCTCAACAGGTTACAGTACGCCCAGGTATCCCTCCCTGTGGCGGTGCTGATATGGCTCATGATATACCCCATGATGCTCAGGATAGACTTCTCAAGCATAATACGGGCCACCAGGGAAATCAAAGGACTTGCCGTTACCTGCGGGACCAACTGGCTCATAAAACCATTCACCATGTACATCGTGGCATCATTCTTCCTCCTCGGAGTTTTCTCAAATCTGATACCACCTGAACTCGGGAGGGAATACCTTGCAGGCGCGGTACTCCTCGGGGCGGCACCATGCACGGCAATGGTATTCGTCT harbors:
- a CDS encoding BREX system ATP-binding domain-containing protein, whose protein sequence is MNAESIINALKNGNVPPEGVGEICVGRERELEEFDKIFSKVKDGAAVTRFLNGEFGSGKSFFLKLLEERALADNFVVAKVTLSRDVPFNKFEVVYRSIVASLRCKTGTSLEHIIEKWTTQLRMMALMETSDPYQQERIVIDNINNDLKEVRKHATTFAAAIENYYKLSARGDQETAKYAMAWLSGEKNIPYTIKRQFGVKGDIDRENAFKYLEALSSFLRALKYSGLIILIDEAEHIMTLHTKKLRDTAYDYMRFIYDECSLGRFHNTLFIFAGTPEFFEDPKMGVPSYTALNERIEDVLNTEFKDLRKPIIRLDGFKKDNLMELSDRLIGMHEEVYEWEAKPVRESLDGIIARHEANAELTGYISPRNFVKSFISVLDVVQQNPELRSEEEILDLFEEKEMEFEEFEDEDWV
- a CDS encoding DEAD/DEAH box helicase, which codes for MSSESLNPRLRHFLANRLGWRSLREVQKSAIEAIGRGEDTLIVAPTASGKTEAAMIPVFNSILTEGLPPVSLLYVSPLKALINDMHSRLEYWGNHFNLEVMKWHGDVPPDTKRRFIRNPADILLITPESLEVIMVNRSRDERERIFRNLRYIIVDEIHYFIESDRGVQLNSLLARLERYTAVRPQRIGLSATVGNPEDVLEWMSPSGVVVKESSDRRLQYRIFSGGEAGVIDVLRRLTGRKVLIFVPSRREAERYYNIIRRCLDVDVFIHHSSLNRESREEAEEKFKSISAAFMVSTSTLELGIDVGDIDVVVHLRSPTTVNQFLQRTGRSGRRSGNQRTIIFHEGEVLLALSVVSLALSGKLEMLRIPRRPLDIYFHQILSSVFEIEKPGPAEIYRGLGRAHVFSDINQGDFRHLLDFMGESDFIRKHGSYLYHGFNFEKVFGKMNFLEFYSVFYPTYEFTVKHGTKTVGTLDAFFAVKYLEEGRGFVLGGENWIVREIDHEKFIVKVKPCSRKANIPDWSGGGAPVSFEVARHAYDILLGNFNRDLLRWLDDASRERVLSEMARASAAGLTRDVIPVSVGSDVEIHTFGGERVNGLISDIFRMEHDAYRVMDDAFAARFSAKVDYDDVVSTLNEIPSIISEEDFPLRLHDRLDRMVKNKFIEHLPEDVAAHIKYSILYRPDELMGLLEASRPVEVEGFRIQVFHGSEK
- a CDS encoding type II toxin-antitoxin system HicA family toxin, whose amino-acid sequence is MKLCKILQKEGFTYSGGKGSHVKLKKIDENGKKLIVIIPLHDEIAPGTLKSILKQAELTYPEFMKLMNSRKRT
- a CDS encoding type II toxin-antitoxin system HicB family antitoxin → MASVKLELPVKIEKEGKLFVAICEPFNIASQGISKEIALENIQEALELFLSDEDVLEMYQDLISRFTVPEKEEHVSVKIDGWQKRKTVRSEAL
- a CDS encoding MarR family transcriptional regulator; amino-acid sequence: MIDSDIPFKGLLSIILRSHRVFVARELSSLKLTDAQVACLFRIHRQPGVTQDELSWFFQVDKGTIARITRRLEERGLIMRKQDPQNRRRYMLSLTAQGEELIPLIMEVEDRWTDLLFENLTDEERDTLMEMCRRLAEDAMKIRGVEDDRGR
- a CDS encoding MATE family efflux transporter, with product MTEGVKIMRGDPRRALLKLSGPMIIAMLLTSIYNLVDAIWVAGLGGEALAAIGFVTPLYMVLVGLSNGLGAGAASSVSRYLGAGDPEGVNNSATHTVIITVAVSVIITVILELLLGDILLSLGAGDALKPAFQYGSVVFAGTIFTLFTGAAYGILRSEGDAKRPMYAMGISAVLNMVLDPLLIYTAGWGIAGAAWATVISQLVVSLIVIYWFMGGGTYTSIGMKHFRPDRGVALSILSVTVPASAEFFVMSLVTAVLNGILTKVGGTSAVAVYSAGWRIVMMAIVPVISVATALVSVSGVAYGSRNFRNLEVVHGYSIRLGLVIAAATALLTFVLAPWISWVFSYSQASADLAPRITWFLRVICLFYLFLPPGIMSGSIFQGAGRGLTSLTLSVIRQVLLVAVFAYLLGVILGFGEVGVWWGVVAGDIGGSLIAYLWARLFIGRLRRYGD
- a CDS encoding DUF3467 domain-containing protein, which codes for MVEVPIVISSELNTIYITGALGGFSSNEFRVLLFSEELFPRDEETEISKISACRVVENEVRMSPETAKELAVWLMEQVEEYERTFGKIRAHHSKGPQP
- a CDS encoding winged helix-turn-helix domain-containing protein — translated: MTCVLREIFGDTNRVSILEELLENWGHYLKVPEIARMIDATEKTVYNHVNELMEIGLLEKREGKAAAYRLKMDDRRAVCLAILESEEYIRKIDEITGKMNEEPMETTAGRTSPAHYSLNESGKHTLTISSSGQGGKCG